A section of the Oncorhynchus gorbuscha isolate QuinsamMale2020 ecotype Even-year linkage group LG04, OgorEven_v1.0, whole genome shotgun sequence genome encodes:
- the LOC124034208 gene encoding DNA polymerase beta has product MSKRKAPQESPNEGITDFLTELANYERNVNRAIHKYNAYRKAASVISKYPQKIKNGDEAKKLDGVGKEIAKKIDEFLQTGTLKKLEKIRNDDTSSSINFLTRVTGIGPAAARKFFDEGVKTLEDLKKIEHKLNHHQQIGLKYFEEFEKRIPRSEMTKMETLILQELELVDTEYIGTICGSYRRGAESSGDIDILLTHPNYTSVDEKQPKLLHAVVEHFESIGFITDTLSKGDTKYMGVCQLQQKDEDEEEYLHRRIDIRLIPKDQYYCGVLYFTGSDIFNKNMRTHALEKGFTLNEYTIRPVGVTGMAGEPLMVDSEKDIFDYIQWKYREPKERSE; this is encoded by the exons AATTGGCCAACTATGAGAGGAATGTCAACAGAGCTATACACAAGTACAATGCCTACAG GAAAGCAGCTTCAGTGATCTCCAAGTACCCCCAGAAGATCAAAAATGGGGATGAGGCCAAGAAACTG GATGGCGTTGGAAAAGAGATCGCTAAGAAGATAGATGAGTTTTTACAAACAGGAACACTTAAGAAGTTAGAAAAG ATTCGTAATGATGACACCAGCTCCTCCATCAATTTCCTTACCAGAGTCACTGGTATTGG TCCTGCTGCTGCCAGAAAGTTCTTTGATGAGGGAGTGAAGACTCTGGAAG ATCTGAAGAAAATCGAACACAAGCTCAATCATCATCAGCAGATTGGACTCAA GTACTTTGAGGAGTTTGAGAAGAGGATTCCACGATCTGAGATGACGAAGATGGAG ACTCTCATTCTGCAGGAGCTGGAGTTGGTGGATACTGAGTACATTGGGACAATCTGTGGAAGCTACAGGAGAG GTGCTGAATCCAGTGGGGATATTGATATCTTACTAACCCACCCAAACTACACCTCTGTGGATGAGAAACAG CCCAAACTTCTCCATGCTGTGGTGGAGCATTTTGAATCCATTGGGTTCATTACAGACACACTGTCCAAAGGAGACACCAAATACATG GGAGTCTGCCAGCTGCAGCAGAAGGATGAAGACGAGGAGGAATATCTTCACAGACGCATTGATATCAG GTTAATTCCTAAGGACCAGTATTACTGTGGTGTGCTGTATTTCACTGGCAGTGACATCTTCAATAAGAACATGAGAACTCACGCTCTGGAGAAAGGCTTCACCCTCAACGAGTATACCATCCGTCCAGTGGGGGTCACTG GTATGGCCGGGGAACCTCTGATGGTGGACAGTGAGAAGGATATCTTTGACTACATCCAATGGAAGTACAGAGAGCCTAAAGAACGCAGCGAGTGA